A portion of the Bactrocera neohumeralis isolate Rockhampton chromosome 2, APGP_CSIRO_Bneo_wtdbg2-racon-allhic-juicebox.fasta_v2, whole genome shotgun sequence genome contains these proteins:
- the LOC126761204 gene encoding protein tramtrack, alpha isoform: MKMASQRFCLRWNNHQSNLLSVFDQLLHAETFTDVTLAVDGQYLKAHKMVLSACSPYFNALFVHHPEKHPIVILKDVPYSDMKSLLDFMYRGEVSVDQERLTAFLRVAESLRIKGLTEVNDDKPSPVAPTPPPPQLQRIQPYLVQQQQHQRSKSQNSLLAGSNAGGGGMAGAQTMAGGQQQQQSLLSSALASMPKRKRGRPRKLSGSSNGTGNDYDEFERDGMMNDSEMGDCKMGDSYSGNDDASDDNQRDGGDMRDPSESRDSVSHSKKFKSKDNKSKQNENDNSTSVQLINASPELSQRLFGLMKPAVTVQPQQQQPAQKDANESVVTQTSLLQFNEPQEVATHLPTALGLKVRNALQLTASPLQQQQQQQSSTQNSNSLLKQQLRAGLKEISNNASNEAMATSSADFSCSALQSLASVAERQTPNAIQPPSANNLHHQFLLHMAANPMLKPTADFFRQPQQQEQTTTQEQQQSQGKQSQTQSQLLQHTAAAQPTQLLEQELQREDSMSPTNMDLILDQTDKSEPELTLADETAGLEYKNNDISHENNDDAVAITTITIGDGPDNETVSAHTTTTATNARTGATTRRPAQRRRIRRKAQSTIDDQAEHLTEMSVRGLDLFRYARINEGVYQCTECAKEDLQKTFKNKYSFQRHAFLYHEGKVRKVFPCTLCGKEFSRPDKMKNHLKMAHENFVARDTSSFNPLNYLITAATAEEMQTAIFTASAAAQQQQQQQQQQQRAIGQEDYLGNGVSTVNTTPRDRGNSRSTSPNAAAALLKSQNELTIKNEIVISPSPSPEPIMSVPRNGTAPSALAVVTKSTNMSVLQAKRITQRLEEIGNTKN; encoded by the exons CTCTTCGTACACCATCCCGAAAAGCATCCAATTGTCATTTTAAAGGATGTACCATACTCCGACATGAAATCTCTGCTCGACTTTATGTATCGCGGTGAAGTTTCTGTGGATCAGGAACGTCTTACTGCTTTCTTGCGTGTCGCCGAATCATTACGTATTAAAGGTTTAACCGAAGTGAATGATGATAAACCATCACCGGTTGCGCCgacgccaccaccaccacaactGCAACGTATTCAACCGTATTtggtacaacaacagcaacatcaacgTAGTAAATCACAGAATAGTCTATTGGCTGGTTCAAACGCCGGTGGTGGTGGCATGGCTGGTGCCCAAACAATGGCTGgcggccaacaacaacaacagtcgcTGTTGAGTTCAGCACTTGCATCGATGCCGAAAAGAAAACGTGGTAGGCCACGGAAATTGTCGGGCAGCTCCAATGGTACCGGAAATGATTATGATGAATTTGAACGTGACGGCATGATGAAT GACTCTGAGATGGGCGATTGCAAAATGGGCGATTCTTATTCGGGCAATGATGATGCTTCAGATGACAATCAACGTGACGGCGGCGATATGCGCGATCCAAGC GAGAGCCGAGACTCTGTTTCCCACAGtaagaaattcaaatcaaaagacaacaaatctaagcaaaatgaaaatgataacAGCACCTCTG TGCAACTTATAAATGCATCGCCCGAATTATCACAAAGACTCTTTGGCTTGATGAAACCAGCAGTTACTGTCCAaccgcaacagcaacaaccagcACAAAAGGATGCAAATGAATCTGTCGTCACACAAACATCGCTGCTACAATTTAATGAACCACAAGAGGTGGCAACGCATCTGCCCACTGCTTTGGGACTGAAAGTACGTAATGCACTGCAATTAACTGCTtcaccgctacaacaacagcagcaacagcagagTAGCACTCAGAACTCCAATTCACTGTTGAAGCAGCAATTGCGCGCTGGTTTAAAGGAAATATCGAATAATGCATCAAACGAAGCAATGGCCACTAGTAGCGCCGATTTTAGCTGTTCGGCACTACAATCGCTGGCAAGTGTCGCCGAACGTCAAACGCCGAATGCAATACAGCCACCGTCTGCCAATAATTTGCACCACCAGTTCTTGTTACACATGGCCGCGAACCCGATGCTAAAGCCCACTGCTGATTTCTTTCGACAGCCACAACAGCAAGAACAAACAACCACGCAAGAGCAACAGCAATCACAAGGCAAACAGTCGCAAACACAATCCCAACTGCTGCAACATACAGCAGCCGCACAGCCCACACAATTACTCGAGCAAGAATTGCAACGTGAAGACAGCATGTCGCCCACAAATATGGATCTCATACTCGATCAAACTGATAAATCGGAGCCGGAATTAACGTTAGCGGATGAAACGGCCGGTctagaatacaaaaacaatgacATATCGCATGAAAACAACGATGATGCTGTcgctataacaacaataacaatcggCGATGGACCTGATAATGAGACCGTGAGCGCACATACcaccacaacagcaacaaatgcgCGTACAGGCGCCACAACACGTCGTCCGGCGCAGCGACGGCGCATACGACGAAAAGCACAATCCACAATCGACGATCAAGCCGAGCACTTGACAGAGATGTCGGTCCGTGGACTCGATCTGTTCCGTTATGCACGCATCAATGAGGGCGTCTACCAGTGCACCGAGTGTGCTAAAGAGGATTTGCAAAAGACTTTCAAGAACAAATACAGCTTCCAGCGGCATGCCTTTCTGTATCACGAGGGTAAGGTGCGCAAGGTGTTTCCTTGCACGTTGTGTGGCAAGGAGTTTTCACGTCCGGATAAGATGAAAAATCATCTAAAGATGGCGCATGAGAATTTCGTTGCACGCGACACCAGTAGCTTTAATCCACTAAACTATTTAATAACGGCGGCAACGGCCGAAGAAATGCAAACAGCTATATTTACCGCAAGCGCCGcagcgcaacaacagcaacagcagcagcaacaacaacaaagagcaATCGGTCAGGAGGATTACTTGGGCAATGGTGTTAGTACTGTCAATACAACGCCGCGGGATCGTGGCAATTCGCGGTCGACATCGCCAAACGCAGCAGCGGCCCTGCTGAAATCGCAGAATGAATTGACCATCAAGAACGAGATTGTGATCTCACCTTCACCCTCTCCCGAACCAATCATGTCCGTGCCAAGAAATGGCACAGCGCCATCGGCACTTGCTGTAGTAACAAAATCGACAAATATGTCCGTTTTGCAGGCGAAACGCATAACGCAAAGACTGGAAGAG ATTgggaatacaaaaaattaa
- the LOC126761282 gene encoding cleavage stimulation factor subunit 1, whose protein sequence is MRDIEILDPRNLVKNREILYRLIISQLMYDGLEKFAMELSMLVKADECAPSERLLHVMIAGMQATTEKPIAPKDDVLPGIDLEFEPEASALAPEPASYETAYVTSHKQSCRAGAFSHDGTLVATGSVDASIKILDVERMLAKSAPEDIEPGREQQGHPVIRTLYDHTDEVAYLEFHPKEHILASGSRDGTVKLFDIAKPSVKKAHKVFTDCEPVTCLSFHPTGDYMAIGTEHFVLRVYDVHTSQCFVSAIPSQQHKAAVTCVKFAPTAKLYATGSLDGAIKIWDGVSGRCINTIPEAHAGAEICSLEFTRNGKYLLSSGKDSLVYLWELCTSRPVQTYTGAGTTGKQEHNTQAVFNHTEDYVLFPDEATTSLCSWNSRNGGRLNLMSLGHNGPVRFITHSPNSPAFLTCSDDFRARFWYRRSTNQ, encoded by the exons ATGCGTGATATTGAGATTTTAGATCCCAGAAATCTAGTGAAGAACCGTGAGATACTTTACAGACTTATTATAAG TCAGTTGATGTACGATGGACTGGAGAAGTTTGCAATGGAACTTTCCATGTTAGTAAAAGCAGATGAATGCGCCCCCAGTGAACGCTTATTACATGTTATGATCGCCGGCATGCAGGCTACTACCGAAAAACCAATTGCACCCAAGGACGACGTTCTACCTGGAATTGATTTAGAATTTGAGCCCGAGGCATCCGCCCTTGCGCCCGAACCGGCTTCATATGAAACTGCTTACGTTACTTCACATAAGCAGTCTTGTCGTGCTGGTGCATTTAGTCACGATGGTACACTCGTTGCCACAGGCAGTGTAGACgcaagtataaaaattttagatgTTGAGCGCATGTTGGCTAAATCGGCACCAGAAGACATAGAACCTGGTCGTGAACAACAAGGACATCCCGTTATACGTACGCTATATGACCACACAGACGAAGTAGCTTATTTGGAGTTCCATCCCAAAGAACATATACTTGCATCCGGTTCAAGAGATGGTACCGTAAAACTTTTTGATATTGCCAAACCTTCAGTGAAAAAGGCGCATAAAGTCTTCACTGATTGCGAACCTGTAACCTGTTTGTCATTTCATCCCACCGGTGATTATATGGCAATTGGCACAGAACACTTTGTTTTGCGTGTCTATGATGTACACACATCACAATGTTTTGTGAGTGCCATACCGTCGCAGCAACATAAAGCAGCGGTAACCTGTGTGAAATTTGCACCAACGGCGAAGTTATATGCCACTGGCAGTTTAGATGGTGCAATAAAAATATGGGACGGAGTCAGCGGACGCTGTATTAATACCATACCCGAGGCACATGCGGGCGCAGAAATTTGTTCATTGGAATTCACCAGGAATGGAAAG TATTTACTTTCATCTGGAAAAGACTCACTGGTCTATTTATGGGAGTTGTGCACCAGTCGCCCAGTACAAACATACACCGGCGCTGGTACTACTGGCAAACAGGAACACAATACACAGGCAGTATTCAATCACACCGAAGATTACGTGCTCTTTCCCGATGAAGCCACCACTTCTTTATGTTCGTGGAATTCTCGCAACGGTGGTCGCTTGAATTTAATGTCACTCGGCCATAATGGTCCAGTACGTTTTATAACACATTCACCTAACTCCCCGGCATTTTTAACATGCTCAGATGATTTCCGAGCACGCTTTTGGTATCGCCGTTCAACGAATCAGTAG
- the LOC126761345 gene encoding nucleolar protein 16 encodes MKIRKNHQRKRYRYNVNRKTMRKTRESTGKIKDPEMKKLWIETKRNKNFHELGLSSDPNKAVPIPNFKQHRLKTMKIVNGFIEEEIDDEELNEKITDRPRGYVIEQLEADAAAPREKLLRLPKNSVDHLSYFLDKYKFNYKDMVADRRNYLQWTWKQFRMKIKKFMSIPEQFDKYLKQRNLKPGVKPAWDEYDSDSEWK; translated from the exons atgaaaattcgCAAAAATCATCAACGTAAGCGTTATCGCTACAATGTCAATAGAAAAACTATGAGAAAAACTCGGGAATCCACAGGGAAAATAAAAGA ccCTGAAATGAAGAAACTTTGGATTGAAACAAAGCGTAATAAAAACTTCCACGAATTGGGTCTTTCTTCTGATCCCAATAAAGCGGTACCAATTccaaatttcaaacaacaccGTCTTAAAACCATGAAAATAGTAAACGGTTTTATTGAAGAAGAAATAGATGATGAAGAactgaatgaaaaaataacagATCGGCCAAGAGGCTATGTCATAGAACAATTAGAAGCGGACGCAGCCGCGCCTAGAGAAAAGCTCCTAag gTTGCCTAAAAACTCTGTAGACCATTTGAGTTACTTTCTGGACAAGTATAAATTCAACTACAAAGATATGGTGgcagatagacgaaattacttACAATGGACATGGAAACAGTTCcggatgaaaataaaaaaatttatgtctaTACCTGAACAgtttgataaatatttgaaacaaagaaatttaaagCCAGGTGTAAAACCGGCGTGGGATGAATATGATTCAGACAGTGAATGGAAGTAA
- the LOC126761246 gene encoding elongation factor 1-alpha 2, which translates to MGKEKTHINIVVIGHVDSGKSTTTGHLIYKCGGIDKRTIEKFEKEAQEMGKGSFKYAWVLDKLKAERERGITIDIALWKFETQKYYVTIIDAPGHRDFIKNMITGTSQADCAVLIVAAGTGEFEAGISKNGQTREHALLAFTLGVKQLIVGVNKMDSTEPPYSEARYEEIKKEVSSYIKKIGYNPASVAFVPISGWHGDNMLEPSEKMPWFKGWTVERKEGKVEGKCLIDALDAIMPPQRPTDKPLRLPLQDVYKIGGIGTVPVGRVETGILKPGMVVNFAPVNLVTEVKSVEMHHEALSEALPGDNVGFNVKNVSVKELRRGYVAGDSKNCPPKGAADFTAQVIVLNHPGQIANGYTPVLDCHTAHIACKFAEIKEKCDRRTGKTTETDPKAIKSGDAAIIMLVPTKPLCVESFQEFPPLGRFAVRDMRQTVAVGVIKSVTFKETTSGKVTKAAEKAQKKK; encoded by the exons ATGGGTAAGGAGAAGACTCATATTAATATTGTCGTGATTGGTCACGTCGACTCGGGTAAGTCCACCACCACCGGTCATTTGATTTACAAGTGTGGCGGCATTGATAAGCGTACGATTGAGAAATTCGAGAAGGAAGCTCAGGAAATGGGTAAGGGCTCATTTAAGTATGCCTGGGTTTTAGATAAACTGAAAGCCGAGCGTGAGCGTGGCATAACCATTGATATTGCTTTGTGGAAATTTGAGACGCAAAAATACTATGTGACCATCATTGATGCGCCTGGACATCGTGATTTCATCAAGAACATGATTACGGGTACTTCGCAAGCCGATTGTGCGGTATTGATTGTGGCGGCCGGTACCGGCGAATTCGAAGCTGGCATCTCCAAGAATGGTCAGACGCGTGAACATGCACTATTGGCATTCACTTTGGGTGTTAAGCAATTGATTGTTGGTGTGAATAAGATGGATTCCACCGAGCCGCCGTACAGCGAGGCACGCTATGAGGAAATCAAAAAAGAGGTTTCATCGTACATCAAGAAGATCGGCTATAACCCAGCATCGGTGGCTTTCGTACCGATTTCCGGTTGGCATGGCGACAATATGCTTGAACCATCTGAGAAGATGCCTTGGTTCAAGGGTTGGACTGTGGAACGCAAAGAGGGTAAAGTGGAGGGCAAGTGCTTGATTGATGCGTTGGACGCAATAATGCCACCGCAGCGGCCCACCGACAAGCCATTGCGTTTGCCATTGCAAGACGTCTACAAGATTGGCGGTATCGGCACGGTACCAGTGGGACGTGTGGAAACTGGTATACTGAAACCAG GTATGGTGGTGAATTTCGCACCGGTTAATTTGGTAACTGAAGTAAAGTCTGTTGAGATGCATCACGAGGCACTCTCCGAAGCTTTGCCCGGTGACAATGTGGGCTTCAATGTGAAGAACGTTTCCGTTAAGGAGTTGCGTCGTGGCTACGTAGCTGGTGATTCTAAAAATTGCCCCCCGAAGGGCGCCGCTGACTTTACAGCTCAg GTGATTGTTCTTAATCATCCTGGCCAAATTGCCAATGGTTATACTCCGGTTTTGGATTGTCACACCGCTCATATTGCTTGCAAATTCGCTGAAATCAAAGAGAAATGCGATCGTCGTACCGGCAAGACCACCGAAACTGATCCGAAAGCTATCAAATCCGGTGATGCGGCCATTATTATGCTTGTGCCAACCAAGCCGTTATGCGTTGAAAGTTTCCAAGAGTTTCCACCGCTCGGGCGGTTCGCTGTACGCGACATGAGGCAAACGGTCGCTGTGGGGGTCATTAAGTCGGTCACCTTTAAAGAGACAACCTCGGGTAAAGTCACAAAAGCCGCCGAGAAGGCACAGAAGAAGAAATAA